atgtCGATGATGTTTTCTGAAAAAAACAGGACACATGCATTGCGTTttcatgaaaaaaaaaaaaaaaaaaaaaaaaaaaaaaaaatgattcgGATATTTATCCCGAGTTTAATTGCAGCGtggcaaaaaaaaataaaaatttaggaGTGAAGATTCTTTGGGTTACAattgataattaaaaaaattatttttaaatttccaaatgtttttttttttgtttaattttaaaaattattttgtaaataaatgcatattacataaaaaaaaaaaaaaaaaaaaaaaaaaaaacaatatcttCATTTGTAcatacatttttttattttttttttttttttatttttatttattgatttattttatcaattttttttttcccacaaaaaaaaaaaaagaataaaaaaaaaaaaaaacaaaaaaaaaaaaaaaataaaaagaagaaatagaaaaaaaaaggaaattattttttgtttttttaaattaaataaattaagaaagataataattaataaaaaaaaaaaaaaaaagaaaaagattggcagataaaagtaattattataattattattaaataataacactACTGTTTACTTTTGTGAATGTGAGTGGTGGGTGGTAGGTGTTGTTtgaattcaaaaaaattaaacaaaataaataaataaataaataaataaatttaaataaaattttaattattgattgttaaattaatttgacAATGATGGTTGGAatggaaattattaaaatatatttttattattatttttattattattattattattattattattaaatttttgttttttttatctctTTGTATTGtggtgtgtgtgtgtgtgtggtGTGGGATTAATGTTTTgtcaaaattaatattttaccaTGGATAggaatatttgattttttctttttttatttttttattttttttttttagtttctaTGGAAATGTATAAATAAGGGATAGTTTAAATATGTAATccctttaattttaattttattttattttatattttttataaaaaaaaaaaaaaaaaaaaaaaataaactaacattttattattttttttttttatttttatttttttatttttattttttttatttttatatttttattttttattttttttttctaaacaattTTCGTAATCATTACCTTAATTTgtataaaaattgaaaaatgttttttaaattaaaattatttttgtttttagttgttgtattgttttattttttttatttttttttttgaacactattttcttttattttatttttttgttaaacaaatatttattgatagaatttttttttttttttctcttttcttttaattaagtaattaatgtaaaaattaattgtaaaataaaaaaaaaaaacaaataattaaaaaaaaaaaaaaaaaaaaatgaaaatattaaaaaaatagtattaaaataaaaaaaaaaaaaataatgaaaataataaaataaaaaaaaaaaaaaaatagtatcaACCACACAACaaccctttttttattttttttttttccttttttttattttttttattttttatttttatttttttttttatttcttNTTGTTTTGAAATTATGGGAGGGTAGTTATTATTTCCTTACATTTTTCTGGCAATTCAAGAagaataattgtttttatttgttagttttgttttgtttttattttattttgcttttttctttaaaattattattaaaaacttaGTAAACCAAGTTGGTACgagaaaaattattattttcaaaaatttgtagatttatttatagataaaaattaaaatttgaatatatgaagtaaagaaataaaaaaaaaaaaaaaaaaaaaaatattatatacttttttatatttttttttttttttttttttttttgttgtcttataatttttttttttttttttttttttttttttttttttttttattacaacatatttaattatattgtcatcaacaaaaataaataactatTGTCATATGGCGATTAAggatggaaaaaaaaaaaaaaaaaaattatttttattttttttttttattttttttttttttcattaaaataattttttattataatttcatttaatactaaaaacagacaactttttttattaatgaataGATCTAAAGTTATCAATGATAGGGATGATGTgtgatggtgataatttaaaaatagaaaaaaaaaaaaaaaaaaaaaaaaaaaaaaattaaaaaataaaaactcaTCATGGAACATGTTTATGAAAATGGGGgtgaaatgtttttttttttttttttttttttttctatttttataatttttttttctatttttataattttttttttattttttttatttttaatttattttttaatttatttttaaattcttgttcttttttctaaattttttttttttttttttttattgagtTGAAGTTACAGCATCTAAAATTGCATCAGCAAAATAatctatatttttattatttaaaccagCTAAAGAAACTCTACCACTACCTAAAAGATAAATatgatatttatttacaagGATATCAACTTGTGGTTTGGTTAAACCTGTATAGGTGAACATACCAATTTGATTGACGATATGTTCCCAATTACCTGGTACTTTACGGGCGATGAGAGCATCTAAAACCTTTTGACGAACATCTTTGATTCTACCAGACATTTCTTTAAGTTCTTTGACCCAAAGTGCAGTTAATTCTGGGTCAGAGAGAACGGTGGTGACGAGACGAGCACCATGGGTTGGTGGGGAGGAGTACATTGCACGGATATCCATTTTGAGTTGAGATAACATCTTTGGAATTACATCTTCACGATGAGAAACAATGGTGAGGGCACCAGTTCTTTCACCATAGAGACCGAAGTTCTTGGAGTATGATTGAGCAGAGAACATCTCGAAACCACGATTTAAAAAGAGACGTGCACTGTAAGCATCGTAGTCCAAATCACCACTTGCATAGCCTTGATAGGCGCAATCCATGAATGGGATATGGTTCTTTTCTCTCATGACATCGGCGATGATATTCCATTGCTCGTGGGTTGGGTCGACACCAGTTGGGTTGTGGGCGCAGAGATGCAACACAAAGACACTGCCATTTGGGGCGGCTCTCATATCGTTGATCATGCCAGTGAAATCCAAACCCTTGGTCTTTGGATCGTAGTAGGCGTATTCGGCCGATTGGACACCACTCTCCTTGCAAATGTTATGATGATTGGTCCATGATGGACGTGAAATGTACACTACGGTACCGGCTGGTAAATATTTACgaatgaaaatgataccAATACGTAATGCACCGGTACCTGACAATGCTTGAACTGTTACCATTCTCTTCTCTTTGCCAACCATTGCATCTCCATATAAAAGTTTGGCTGATAATTTATTGAACTCTGGAATACCATCGATTGGGAGATACTCTTTTGGTGCTCCCAATAATCTTTTCTCTGCTTCAAATACACATTTCAATACGTATGGtttaccattttcatctCTATATGCTCCAACTGATGTATCTACTTTTCTTGGGTCAGTGTCTGCTTTGAAAGCTGTTGAAACACCTAAAATTGGATCTACTGGTCCTAATGGTACATTTGCAAATAAAGTTGCTACTTGACCACTAacttcatttgaatttattgaatcttgcatattattattatctattggtacaaataaagaatttttaattctttctgAAACTTTTTCTAATgttgacatttttttttatttttttttatgaaattaaaaaattttttttttttttttttgaaattttaaaaaattaatatttaattttttttatttatttttttttaattaagataaattatttttataataatctgttttaataaactaatttagaaatttaaatataaatattgaataaacgttattttattatttgtgttttttaaaaaggaaaatataaaaaattaaacaaatgattgttttttttttttttaaaaaataattattacaaaaaaaaaaaaaaaaaaaaatcaaaaaaataaagatatttgttatttattggggcaaaatgaaatttagaataaaaaaaaattaataaaaaaaaaaaaaaaaatttttgtttaataatgaaaaaaaaataaaaaaaaagaaataaaaaaaaataaaaataaaaaaggggtttacaatttcatttttcgaGTGTGTGGCGTGTAATggtcaattaataaatttataatgtTGAATTTCTTCCTATATGTTGTCAGACTTACCCATATATGTctttttatgttttaaacaaaagaaataatgaaataaaaaaaaaaaaaaaattaaaaaaattaaataaaaaaaaaataaaaaaattaaaaaaaaaaaaaaataaattaaaataaaaaaaaattaaaatattaattttttgaaattttaattattaactggtttttttttttttattgatattttgACCAGTTTCTTACGACCTTtcgatttctttttttgattttttttggttCATTCCactccctttttttttttattattctaatttaaaaatatttagatcaattttaaattcaaaaaaaaaaaaggtttttttttttttttttttttaattccaaaatAGATACAattaagtttaaaaaaataaaaaaaaagaaggaattttaaaaaaaatcaggtAAAGTCCAAAGTGGTAATTTATCAGTACATCTTTATTTGGtacaatattatcaattattaaaaatccaatattttcaaataattcaatatctaatttatttactattaaataaactattacaTTCcttataaaacaaataaataaataaataaatatatttataaagtaATAtgttaattctttaaaatttttttttttttttttttatggtatTATCAGTTTTTTTAACCACACtttattctaaaaaaaaagaacaattaaataaaataatatatttttatatttttatttttattttttatttttaattttttatttttttacagCATCAATAATTATTGGAGATTTATAAGAagtttttgaaaatgttatTGGATAAAATGATTcttctaatttatttgaaccaTAGATTTTATAACGaccaaatgaaaaacaaGGTTTAACAGTATCACTGAAAACACTATCACCAGGTGCAAAATGAATTGCAACACTAACACGttctttaaatgatgatggatttgaatttgaaccaTGCCATAATTTACCATGATGAATTGAACAACCACCTGCTTTCACAGTAACTGGATGAATTGTTAATTCATCGATTGATTTAAACccattatatttaattgcaCCTTCTAAtccttttaaataatcaacagGTGCAtgaaattcattatttgaatatgattcactattattattattattattatcaattggtggTAAATCATTCCATTTATGTGATCCTTCAATAAATTCAACTGTACCATTCTCTTTTGAAACATCTGTTAATGCAATCCAAACtgttaatactttttttgaCATACATTCAAAGTATGGATAATCTATTAAGATTATAtgtattatatatatattagtattttctatattatttatatttttttattttattttatatatagttTACCTTGATGCATTCCAATTGATTTACCATTCACAGGTTTCCAAAATATATCATCTTGTGCAATTAAAACACTATTACAATCTAATAGATCACAAGCTAATTTACCAATatcttgatttaaaattaattgagcCATTAATGAATCAGTTTTCCAAGAGTTTACCATTTCTCTAGTTTTATCATCTAATGAAAGTCCAGGTCTCCAACTTACTTCATCTGGTACGATTCCTTTATCAAAACCATTGTTAAAACAATCTTTTGCacgttttaataatttttcaacttGTTCTTTATTTGGTAAAATATTATCTAATACTAAATaaccattattttcataaaattcTTTATCTTGTTTTGTAATTTCTCTAATTTcacattttattaaatcatcattttcattattcattttttttttctgtttataa
This region of Dictyostelium discoideum AX4 chromosome 3 chromosome, whole genome shotgun sequence genomic DNA includes:
- the aatB gene encoding aspartate aminotransferase; the protein is MSTLEKVSERIKNSLFVPIDNNNMQDSINSNEVSGQVATLFANVPLGPVDPILGVSTAFKADTDPRKVDTSVGAYRDENGKPYVLKCVFEAEKRLLGAPKEYLPIDGIPEFNKLSAKLLYGDAMVGKEKRMVTVQALSGTGALRIGIIFIRKYLPAGTVVYISRPSWTNHHNICKESGVQSAEYAYYDPKTKGLDFTGMINDMRAAPNGSVFVLHLCAHNPTGVDPTHEQWNIIADVMREKNHIPFMDCAYQGYASGDLDYDAYSARLFLNRGFEMFSAQSYSKNFGLYGERTGALTIVSHREDVIPKMLSQLKMDIRAMYSSPPTHGARLVTTVLSDPELTALWVKELKEMSGRIKDVRQKVLDALIARKVPGNWEHIVNQIGMFTYTGLTKPQVDILVNKYHIYLLGSGRVSLAGLNNKNIDYFADAILDAVTSTQ